A region from the Phycodurus eques isolate BA_2022a chromosome 12, UOR_Pequ_1.1, whole genome shotgun sequence genome encodes:
- the slc9a2 gene encoding sodium/hydrogen exchanger 2 isoform X2: MDPRLSEPRDVLLLICAVLSVLHGCAGEIPPGPTAGGRVTVLPPVQPDGPQAYPEPEKDNLPVFTMDYPRIQIPFEITLWVLLASFAKIGFHVYNKITVWVPESCLLISIGLIVGAVMHSVNEEPPAVLTSNVFFLYMLPPIVLDSGYFLPTRPFFENIGTVLWFAVVGTLWNSVGIGMSLFAVCQIEAFGVQDINLQENLLFAAIVSAVDPVAVLSVFEDVSVNEQLYIVVFGECLFNDAVTVVLYNMFNFVAEMPVVEPVDVFLGVARFFVVGSGGMGFGVLFGFVAAFTTRFTSQVREIEPLFIFMYSYLAYLVAELFAISSIMAIVTCALTMKYYVEENVSQRSCTTIRHVVKMLGSISETLIFFFLGVVTITTEHEWNWGYILFTLLFAFVWRGLGVLVLTQIINPFRTIPFNLKDQFSLAYGGLRGAISFALAFTLPDNIGRKQLFVTATIAIIIFTVFVQGISIRPLIEFINVRRTNRNLDTINAEIHCRLMEHTVVGIEDLCGQWSHFYWKDKFMKFNTRILRRILIRDNRAESSIVALYKKLELQNAMEILDTVSGDLSAAPSVVSLHEEKKGPAKPKKKFLAADLRSMHDILAKNMYKIRQRTTSYTGKHALPNDSRTREILIRRHSSIRRGLRPGSFQAPVVPKSHKYFSLPAGKNLDSNFPPVMQSDTDDQETMSEVSFPARRSGFAPPSRSSSRAALPPRRLDTLEEVPSVDFLDERRARGGQPGTRSPSGEPRRRADASGKDAWAAEPRDDPKRRPLLRTPQGKPKK, translated from the exons ATGGATCCTCGCCTCAGCGAACCTCGGGACGTTTTACTTCTCATTTGCGCCGTTTTAAGCGTCCTGCATGGCTGCGCGGGGGAAATCCCACCTGGGCCCACGGCGGGGGGTAGGGTCACGGTGTTGCCCCCGGTCCAGCCGGACGGGCCCCAGGCCTACCCGGAGCCCGAAAAGGACAACTTACCGGTTTTCACCATGGACTACCCGAGAATCCAAATCCCCTTTGAAATCACTCTGTGGGTGCTGCTCGCCTCTTTTGCAAAGATCG GCTTCCACGTGTACAACAAGATCACCGTGTGGGTGCCCGAGTCGTGCCTGCTGATCAGCATCGGCCTCATCGTGGGCGCCGTCATGCACTCTGTCAACGAGGAGCCCCCCGCCGTGCTCACCAGCAACGTCTTTTTCCTCTACATGCTGCCCCCCATCGTCCTCGACTCGGGCTACTTCCTGCCCACCAGGCCGTTCTTCGAGAACATCGGCACG GTGCTGTGGTTTGCGGTGGTGGGCACCCTGTGGAACAGCGTCGGCATCGGCATGTCGCTGTTCGCCGTCTGCCAGATCGAGGCCTTCGGCGTGCAGGACATCAACCTGCAGGAGAACCTGCTGTTCGCCGCCATCGTCTCGGCCGTGGACCCCGTGGCGGTGCTGAGCGTCTTCGAGGACGTGTCGGTCAACGAGCAGCTCTACATCGTGGTGTTCGGAGAGTGCCTCTTCAACGACGCCGTCACCGTG GTGCTGTACAACATGTTCAACTTCGTGGCGGAAATGCCGGTGGTGGAGCCGGTGGACGTGTTCCTGGGCGTGGCGCGCTTCTTCGTGGTGGGCTCGGGCGGCATGGGCTTCGGCGTGCTCTTCGGCTTCGTGGCGGCCTTCACCACCAGGTTCACCTCCCAGGTGCGGGAGATCGAGCCGCTCTTCATCTTCATGTACAGCTACCTGGCCTACCTGGTGGCCGAGCTCTTCGCCATCTCGTCCATCATGGC CATCGTGACGTGCGCCCTCACCATGAAGTACTACGTGGAGGAAAACGTCTCGCAGCGCTCGTGCACCACCATCCGCCACGTGGTCAAGATGCTGGGCTCCATCTCGGAAAcgctcatcttcttcttcctgggCGTGGTTACCATAACGACGGAGCACGAGTGGAACTGGGGTTACATCCTCTTCACGCTGCTCTTCGCATTTGTGTGGCGGGGTCTCG GTGTCTTAGTGCTGACCCAAATCATCAACCCCTTCCGCACAATCCCCTTCAACCTCAAGGATCAGTTCAGCCTGGCCTACGGTGGCCTGCGAGGGGCAATCTCCTTCGCCTTGGCCTTCACTCTGCCCGATAACATCGGCCGCAAGCAGCTCTTTGTCACCGCCACCATCGCTATCATCATCTTCACCGTCTTTGTCCAG GGCATCAGCATCCGGCCTTTGATCGAGTTCATTAACGTGCGCAGAACAAACCGCAACCTGGACACCATCAACGCTGAAATTCACTGCAGG CTGATGGAGCACACCGTCGTGGGCATCGAGGACCTGTGCGGGCAGTGGAGTCACTTCTACTGGAAGGACAA GTTCATGAAGTTCAACACACGCATCCTGCGTCGGATCCTGATCCGCGACAATCGCGCCGAGTCGAGCATCGTGGCGCTGTACAAGAAGCTGGAGCTGCAGAACGCCATGGAGATCCTGGACACGGTGTCGGGAGACCTCAGCGCCGCCCCGTCCGTCGTCTCGCTGCA TGAGGAGAAGAAAGGTCCCGCTAAGCCCAAAAAGAAGTTCCTGGCCGCTGACCTGAGGAGCATGCACGACATTCTGGCCAAGAACATGTACAAGATCAGACAAAGG ACGACGTCGTACACCGGCAAGCACGCGCTGCCCAACGACAGCCGCACCAGAGAGATTCTCATCCGACGTCACTCCAGCATCCGGCGCGGCCTCCGCCCGGGAAGCTTCCAGGCGCCC gtggtGCCCAAATCGCACAAGTACTTCTCACTCCCTGCTGGGAAGAACTTGGACTCTAATTTCCCACCTGTGATGCAGAGCGACACAG ATGATCAAGAAACCATGTCGGAGGTGTCGTTCCCCGCCAGACGCTCTGGTTTCGCCCCGCCATCACGCTCCTCGTCCAGGGCGGCGCTGCCGCCGCGCCGGCTGGACACGCTGGAGGAAGTGCCCTCCGTGGACTTCCTGGACGAAAGACGGGCGCGCGGAGGCCAACCCGGAACACGTTCCCCCTCCGGTGAGCCTCGCCGCCGCGCGGACGCGTCTGGCAAAGACGCCTGGGCCGCAGAACCTCGAGACGACCCCAAGCGGCGCCCTCTGCTCAGGACGCCTCAGGGGAAACCCAAAAAGTGA
- the mfsd9 gene encoding major facilitator superfamily domain-containing protein 9 isoform X1, which translates to MNNHKWSALYQKPRGRTRIIQCIYVVGFMDLFGVSMVIPLLSHHVKALGASPTVAGIVGSTYGVLQLFSSTIVGSWSDVVGRRQSLLTCLLLSAFGYGLLGMSTSIVLFVLSRIPVGLFKHSLSICRALLADLVSEAERPLVMGHFNAASSVGFILGPVVGGYLTEHEGGFYTSAFACAGIFLINAGLVWMLPWGDILLHCNSTNNSRNSVSNGSSAKSHTPVRTAADLHVPRKRTSPLQPAWRQLSSVGSRIRMVASSDMWDLFLVRLLMAVAIMLYYSNFSLAMEERFSLKPKTTGYLISYSSTLGALAGFLVGPVTRLYGNNMAALLLHSTLLTCLLISLYAAAQSVWQVLLTSTFFAISTTVGRTGITDLELRRGGTRASGTLIGAGQSVTAVGRVLAPLLSGICQEFSPCGPPSLGVLLALAAVGVLLVRIPKWNKTKMATKIK; encoded by the exons ATGAACAACCACAAATGGAGCGCTTTGTACCAGAAACCCCGAGGACGGACGAGGATTATTCAATGTATCTATGTGGTCGGCTTCATG GACTTGTTCGGGGTTAGCATGGTCATCCCGCTGCTGAGCCATCACGTCAAAGCGCTCGGAGCAAGTCCTACAGTTGCTGGTATTGTTG gGTCCACCTATGGCGTCTTACAACTGTTCTCAAGCACAATCGTG GGCAGCTGGAGCGACGTGGTGGGCCGTCGGCAGTCTCTGCTGACCTGCTTGCTGCTGAGCGCTTTCGGCTACGGCCTGCTGGGAATGTCCACCAGCATCGTTTTGTTTGTGCTGTCGCGCATCCCTGTGG GGCTGTTCAAGCACTCCCTGTCCATCTGCAGAGCTCTGCTGGCTGACCTGGTGTCCGAGGCAGAGCGCCCCCTGGTGATGGGACACTTCAACGCCGCCTCCAGCGTGGGCTTCATTCTGGGTCCCGTGGTGGGCGGCTACCTGACGGAGCACGAGGGCGGCTTCTACACCTCTGCCTTCGCCTGTGCCGGCATCTTCCTCATCAATGCCG GGCTGGTTTGGATGCTTCCGTGGGGAGACATTCTCCTTCACTGTAACAGCACCAATAACTCCAGAAACTCCGTCAGCAACGGTTCTTCCGCTAAAAGTCACACCCCGGTACGGACCGCCGCGGACCTGCACGTTCCGAGGAAGCGGACGTCCCCGCTGCAACCCGCCTGGAGACAGCTGTCCTCGGTGGGCTCCAGGATCCGCATGGTGGCCTCCTCCGACATGTGGGACCTGTTCCTGGTGCGCCTGCTGATGGCGGTGGCCATCATGCTCTACTACAGCAACTTCTCGCTGGCCATGGAGGAGCGCTTCTCTCTCAAGCCCAAGACGACGGGCTACCTCATCAGCTACAGCAGCACTCTGGGGGCGCTGGCCGGCTTCCTGGTGGGACCCGTCACCCGACTGTACGGCAACAACATGGCAGCCCTGCTGCTGCACTCCACCCTCCTGACATGCCTACTCATCTCGCTGTACGCCGCCGCACAGAGCGTGTGGCAGGTGCTGCTCACCTCCACCTTCTTCGCCATCTCCACCACAGTGGGGCGCACCGGCATCACCGACCTGGAGCTGCGGAGAGGAGGGACGCGGGCCAGCGGGACCCTGATCGGAGCCGGACAGTCGGTGACCGCCGTGGGCCGCGTGCTGGCCCCTCTGCTCTCGGGCATCTGCCAGGAGTTCAGCCCGTGCGGACCTCCCAGTCTGGGGGTCCTGCTGGCTCTGGCGGCGGTGGGCGTGCTGCTCGTTCGCATCCCCAAATGGAACAAGACAAAAATGGCAACTAAAATCAAGTAA
- the slc9a2 gene encoding sodium/hydrogen exchanger 2 isoform X1, protein MDPRLSEPRDVLLLICAVLSVLHGCAGEIPPGPTAGGRVTVLPPVQPDGPQAYPEPEKDNLPVFTMDYPRIQIPFEITLWVLLASFAKIGFHVYNKITVWVPESCLLISIGLIVGAVMHSVNEEPPAVLTSNVFFLYMLPPIVLDSGYFLPTRPFFENIGTVLWFAVVGTLWNSVGIGMSLFAVCQIEAFGVQDINLQENLLFAAIVSAVDPVAVLSVFEDVSVNEQLYIVVFGECLFNDAVTVVLYNMFNFVAEMPVVEPVDVFLGVARFFVVGSGGMGFGVLFGFVAAFTTRFTSQVREIEPLFIFMYSYLAYLVAELFAISSIMAIVTCALTMKYYVEENVSQRSCTTIRHVVKMLGSISETLIFFFLGVVTITTEHEWNWGYILFTLLFAFVWRGLGVLVLTQIINPFRTIPFNLKDQFSLAYGGLRGAISFALAFTLPDNIGRKQLFVTATIAIIIFTVFVQGISIRPLIEFINVRRTNRNLDTINAEIHCRLMEHTVVGIEDLCGQWSHFYWKDKFMKFNTRILRRILIRDNRAESSIVALYKKLELQNAMEILDTVSGDLSAAPSVVSLQYDVIFEEKKGPAKPKKKFLAADLRSMHDILAKNMYKIRQRTTSYTGKHALPNDSRTREILIRRHSSIRRGLRPGSFQAPVVPKSHKYFSLPAGKNLDSNFPPVMQSDTDDQETMSEVSFPARRSGFAPPSRSSSRAALPPRRLDTLEEVPSVDFLDERRARGGQPGTRSPSGEPRRRADASGKDAWAAEPRDDPKRRPLLRTPQGKPKK, encoded by the exons ATGGATCCTCGCCTCAGCGAACCTCGGGACGTTTTACTTCTCATTTGCGCCGTTTTAAGCGTCCTGCATGGCTGCGCGGGGGAAATCCCACCTGGGCCCACGGCGGGGGGTAGGGTCACGGTGTTGCCCCCGGTCCAGCCGGACGGGCCCCAGGCCTACCCGGAGCCCGAAAAGGACAACTTACCGGTTTTCACCATGGACTACCCGAGAATCCAAATCCCCTTTGAAATCACTCTGTGGGTGCTGCTCGCCTCTTTTGCAAAGATCG GCTTCCACGTGTACAACAAGATCACCGTGTGGGTGCCCGAGTCGTGCCTGCTGATCAGCATCGGCCTCATCGTGGGCGCCGTCATGCACTCTGTCAACGAGGAGCCCCCCGCCGTGCTCACCAGCAACGTCTTTTTCCTCTACATGCTGCCCCCCATCGTCCTCGACTCGGGCTACTTCCTGCCCACCAGGCCGTTCTTCGAGAACATCGGCACG GTGCTGTGGTTTGCGGTGGTGGGCACCCTGTGGAACAGCGTCGGCATCGGCATGTCGCTGTTCGCCGTCTGCCAGATCGAGGCCTTCGGCGTGCAGGACATCAACCTGCAGGAGAACCTGCTGTTCGCCGCCATCGTCTCGGCCGTGGACCCCGTGGCGGTGCTGAGCGTCTTCGAGGACGTGTCGGTCAACGAGCAGCTCTACATCGTGGTGTTCGGAGAGTGCCTCTTCAACGACGCCGTCACCGTG GTGCTGTACAACATGTTCAACTTCGTGGCGGAAATGCCGGTGGTGGAGCCGGTGGACGTGTTCCTGGGCGTGGCGCGCTTCTTCGTGGTGGGCTCGGGCGGCATGGGCTTCGGCGTGCTCTTCGGCTTCGTGGCGGCCTTCACCACCAGGTTCACCTCCCAGGTGCGGGAGATCGAGCCGCTCTTCATCTTCATGTACAGCTACCTGGCCTACCTGGTGGCCGAGCTCTTCGCCATCTCGTCCATCATGGC CATCGTGACGTGCGCCCTCACCATGAAGTACTACGTGGAGGAAAACGTCTCGCAGCGCTCGTGCACCACCATCCGCCACGTGGTCAAGATGCTGGGCTCCATCTCGGAAAcgctcatcttcttcttcctgggCGTGGTTACCATAACGACGGAGCACGAGTGGAACTGGGGTTACATCCTCTTCACGCTGCTCTTCGCATTTGTGTGGCGGGGTCTCG GTGTCTTAGTGCTGACCCAAATCATCAACCCCTTCCGCACAATCCCCTTCAACCTCAAGGATCAGTTCAGCCTGGCCTACGGTGGCCTGCGAGGGGCAATCTCCTTCGCCTTGGCCTTCACTCTGCCCGATAACATCGGCCGCAAGCAGCTCTTTGTCACCGCCACCATCGCTATCATCATCTTCACCGTCTTTGTCCAG GGCATCAGCATCCGGCCTTTGATCGAGTTCATTAACGTGCGCAGAACAAACCGCAACCTGGACACCATCAACGCTGAAATTCACTGCAGG CTGATGGAGCACACCGTCGTGGGCATCGAGGACCTGTGCGGGCAGTGGAGTCACTTCTACTGGAAGGACAA GTTCATGAAGTTCAACACACGCATCCTGCGTCGGATCCTGATCCGCGACAATCGCGCCGAGTCGAGCATCGTGGCGCTGTACAAGAAGCTGGAGCTGCAGAACGCCATGGAGATCCTGGACACGGTGTCGGGAGACCTCAGCGCCGCCCCGTCCGTCGTCTCGCTGCAGTATGATGTCATCTT TGAGGAGAAGAAAGGTCCCGCTAAGCCCAAAAAGAAGTTCCTGGCCGCTGACCTGAGGAGCATGCACGACATTCTGGCCAAGAACATGTACAAGATCAGACAAAGG ACGACGTCGTACACCGGCAAGCACGCGCTGCCCAACGACAGCCGCACCAGAGAGATTCTCATCCGACGTCACTCCAGCATCCGGCGCGGCCTCCGCCCGGGAAGCTTCCAGGCGCCC gtggtGCCCAAATCGCACAAGTACTTCTCACTCCCTGCTGGGAAGAACTTGGACTCTAATTTCCCACCTGTGATGCAGAGCGACACAG ATGATCAAGAAACCATGTCGGAGGTGTCGTTCCCCGCCAGACGCTCTGGTTTCGCCCCGCCATCACGCTCCTCGTCCAGGGCGGCGCTGCCGCCGCGCCGGCTGGACACGCTGGAGGAAGTGCCCTCCGTGGACTTCCTGGACGAAAGACGGGCGCGCGGAGGCCAACCCGGAACACGTTCCCCCTCCGGTGAGCCTCGCCGCCGCGCGGACGCGTCTGGCAAAGACGCCTGGGCCGCAGAACCTCGAGACGACCCCAAGCGGCGCCCTCTGCTCAGGACGCCTCAGGGGAAACCCAAAAAGTGA
- the mfsd9 gene encoding major facilitator superfamily domain-containing protein 9 isoform X2 has product MVIPLLSHHVKALGASPTVAGIVGSTYGVLQLFSSTIVGSWSDVVGRRQSLLTCLLLSAFGYGLLGMSTSIVLFVLSRIPVGLFKHSLSICRALLADLVSEAERPLVMGHFNAASSVGFILGPVVGGYLTEHEGGFYTSAFACAGIFLINAGLVWMLPWGDILLHCNSTNNSRNSVSNGSSAKSHTPVRTAADLHVPRKRTSPLQPAWRQLSSVGSRIRMVASSDMWDLFLVRLLMAVAIMLYYSNFSLAMEERFSLKPKTTGYLISYSSTLGALAGFLVGPVTRLYGNNMAALLLHSTLLTCLLISLYAAAQSVWQVLLTSTFFAISTTVGRTGITDLELRRGGTRASGTLIGAGQSVTAVGRVLAPLLSGICQEFSPCGPPSLGVLLALAAVGVLLVRIPKWNKTKMATKIK; this is encoded by the exons ATGGTCATCCCGCTGCTGAGCCATCACGTCAAAGCGCTCGGAGCAAGTCCTACAGTTGCTGGTATTGTTG gGTCCACCTATGGCGTCTTACAACTGTTCTCAAGCACAATCGTG GGCAGCTGGAGCGACGTGGTGGGCCGTCGGCAGTCTCTGCTGACCTGCTTGCTGCTGAGCGCTTTCGGCTACGGCCTGCTGGGAATGTCCACCAGCATCGTTTTGTTTGTGCTGTCGCGCATCCCTGTGG GGCTGTTCAAGCACTCCCTGTCCATCTGCAGAGCTCTGCTGGCTGACCTGGTGTCCGAGGCAGAGCGCCCCCTGGTGATGGGACACTTCAACGCCGCCTCCAGCGTGGGCTTCATTCTGGGTCCCGTGGTGGGCGGCTACCTGACGGAGCACGAGGGCGGCTTCTACACCTCTGCCTTCGCCTGTGCCGGCATCTTCCTCATCAATGCCG GGCTGGTTTGGATGCTTCCGTGGGGAGACATTCTCCTTCACTGTAACAGCACCAATAACTCCAGAAACTCCGTCAGCAACGGTTCTTCCGCTAAAAGTCACACCCCGGTACGGACCGCCGCGGACCTGCACGTTCCGAGGAAGCGGACGTCCCCGCTGCAACCCGCCTGGAGACAGCTGTCCTCGGTGGGCTCCAGGATCCGCATGGTGGCCTCCTCCGACATGTGGGACCTGTTCCTGGTGCGCCTGCTGATGGCGGTGGCCATCATGCTCTACTACAGCAACTTCTCGCTGGCCATGGAGGAGCGCTTCTCTCTCAAGCCCAAGACGACGGGCTACCTCATCAGCTACAGCAGCACTCTGGGGGCGCTGGCCGGCTTCCTGGTGGGACCCGTCACCCGACTGTACGGCAACAACATGGCAGCCCTGCTGCTGCACTCCACCCTCCTGACATGCCTACTCATCTCGCTGTACGCCGCCGCACAGAGCGTGTGGCAGGTGCTGCTCACCTCCACCTTCTTCGCCATCTCCACCACAGTGGGGCGCACCGGCATCACCGACCTGGAGCTGCGGAGAGGAGGGACGCGGGCCAGCGGGACCCTGATCGGAGCCGGACAGTCGGTGACCGCCGTGGGCCGCGTGCTGGCCCCTCTGCTCTCGGGCATCTGCCAGGAGTTCAGCCCGTGCGGACCTCCCAGTCTGGGGGTCCTGCTGGCTCTGGCGGCGGTGGGCGTGCTGCTCGTTCGCATCCCCAAATGGAACAAGACAAAAATGGCAACTAAAATCAAGTAA